A section of the Kluyveromyces lactis strain NRRL Y-1140 chromosome F complete sequence genome encodes:
- the SMC4 gene encoding condensin subunit SMC4 (similar to uniprot|Q12267 Saccharomyces cerevisiae YLR086W SMC4 subunit of the condensin complex which reorganizes chromosomes during cell division): MTADSSVPHLGDSPEIKRQRVSQSPTRTPRKLVLGSPEKKYAVSNSQATTAASNTMDPPSLQPPTAHAVRGREYSQSPPRSPTRSPTRSPTRKLELIRLSPKKSTRLELQKMHEANTQTSQRLCIDKLVLNNFKSYAGIQEIGPFHTSFSAVVGPNGSGKSNVIDSMLFVFGFRANKMRQGKLSELIHKSEQFPSLASCSVQIHFHYVHDTDNGETKILPSAGTMVVERRAFKNNSSKYYVNGKESNYTEVTRLLKEEGIDLDHKRFLILQGEVESIAQMKAKAEKDNDDGLLEYLEDIIGTAKFKPQIEKCLEEIETLNEVCMEKENRFELVDKEKQNLESGKEEALEFLDKERKHTILKAQLLQRQIYDSNRKLATSCDKISALNMEFQEEKSQYEHLQKEAETLTHEINNTKKESTALETESKNVNSKKRSLEKDFIATDEKLKSIARKLKAAEKAFSQSESNGKAAVNEIESLKKNHDDCEIELHNLNHSISIEKEKLNEIKIHLHEKTKDLSQEMESLERQLEPFRDQIQEKQSEIKLSETKITMLKSSHSNLLKEKATIESKIEDLQLEELKQKETETSLRNEKSKVEARISTAQKECEEAQKQTNEMRDVLIQQRQIVEEAKANLNGFQNKNRVLLALTKLQNSGRITGFHGRLGDLGTIDDQYDIAISTACPRLDDIVVETVECGQQCIDHLRKNKLGYGRFILLDKLRKCNLDRIATPENVPRLFDLITPVRDLFRPAFYSVLRDTLVARDLQQANRVAYGKRRFRVVTLDGKLIDISGTMSGGGSSPQSGLMRSKATTASQYSRDEVEKMEVQLSTKETNYRSALSMVHEMESALQKLTDRLPEIDIQISKIQLEKGSRVAEVESYHQRLSQLARELSMNEKNQQPLLDEEKKLDILRQHLQQTIDASKFSQDKIDDLKDRIMQKGGIELKMQIAKVASLEQHIEILHEKQKKEKTRSKKLDIDLARATREKNKYSEEVLVCNKDISILSEQLESIRLEKERIEEQVIENNERKAELNSSVEKLKQELLSIERDSNEFKAKELEYSDRLEKLHGLQEYVKKQLRSYETSLQSLKIRDVSKLLSQLNDGIIESCTDVTAKVMNGDIVQTQSITDVGNNDAMEDSGEAATHSGLPSLTETELENLDLETLELELHQLQDYLDNFNGDIEVLEEYARRLAEYQRRKLDLNQAVAKREEVRNKCESFKNERLEKFMEGFGIISMTLKEMYQMITMGGNAELELVDSLDPFSEGVLFSVMPPKKSWRNISNLSGGEKTLSSLALVFALHKYKPTPLYVMDEIDAALDFRNVSIVANYIKERTKNAQFIVISLRNNMFELAQNLVGIYKNNNMTKSTTLQNIDILHSS; encoded by the coding sequence ATGACTGCAGACAGTTCTGTGCCGCATCTGGGAGACTCACCAGAAATAAAGAGGCAAAGAGTATCACAATCGCCAACAAGGACGCCAAGGAAGTTGGTTTTGGGCTCAcctgaaaaaaaatatgcCGTCTCTAATTCACAGGCTACTACTGCCGCTTCTAATACAATGGATCCACCGAGTCTGCAACCTCCTACGGCACATGCTGTACGAGGGCGCGAATACAGTCAGTCTCCGCCTAGGTCTCCTACGCGATCACCTACTAGATCTCCGACAAGAAAGCTTGAATTGATCAGACTTTCACCCAAAAAAAGTACACGACTTGAATTACAAAAGATGCACGAGGCCAATACTCAGACCTCACAGCGATTATGCATTGATAAATTGgttttgaataatttcaaGTCGTATGCTGGTATTCAAGAGATTGGACCATTCCACACATCATTTTCTGCAGTTGTTGGTCCTAATGGATCAGGAAAATCTAATGTTATCGATTCAATGCTTTTTGTCTTCGGTTTTAGAGCCAATAAAATGAGGCAAGGGAAACTCTCCGAGTTAATTCACAAATCTGAGCAGTTCCCGAGTCTGGCATCCTGTTCTGTCCaaattcattttcattacGTTCATGATACAGATAATGGTGAAACCAAGATTCTTCCATCGGCTGGTACAATGGTGgttgaaagaagagcaTTCAAAAACAACTCTTCAAAGTACTATGTTAACGGGAAAGAGAGTAATTATACTGAAGTAACAAGACTTTTAAAAGAGGAAGGAATTGATTTGGACCATAAAAGATTCTTGATTCTTCAAGGTGAAGTGGAATCGATTGCCCAGATGAAGGCCAAGGCTGAAAAGGACAACGATGATGGacttttggaatatttggAAGATATAATTGGCACAGCTAAATTCAAACCGCAAATCGAGAAGTGTCTAGAAGAGATagaaactttgaatgagGTTTGCatggagaaagaaaataggTTCGAATTGGTAGATAAAGAGAAGCAGAATCTTGAATCTggcaaagaagaagcacTGGAATTTCTTGACAAAGAGAGAAAACATACTATATTAAAGGCTCAACTACTTCAGCGCCAAATTTATGACAGTAACCGTAAATTGGCAACGAGCTGTGATAAAATATCTGCGTTGAACATGGAATTTCAAGAGGAAAAGAGTCAATATGAACATTTACAAAAGGAAGCTGAAACCCTGACACATGAAATAAACAATaccaagaaagaaagcaCCGCATTAGAAACTGAATCTAAAAACGTGAATTCAAAAAAACGTTCTTTAGAAAAGGATTTTATTGCCACAGATGAAAAACTTAAAAGTATTGCAAGAAAATTAAAGGCTGCGGAGAAGGCATTCTCCCAATCGGAATCCAACGGTAAAGCAGCAGTCAATGAAATTGAGTCGTTAAAAAAGAATCATGATGATTGTGAAATAGAACTTCACAATCTCAATCACTCTATCAGTATTGAGAAGGAAAAACttaatgaaatcaaaattcATTTGCATGAAAAAACCAAAGATCTATCGCAGGAGATGGAATCCTTGGAAAGACAGTTAGAACCTTTTAGGGATCAGATACAGGAAAAACAATCTGAAATTAAACTTTCAGAAACAAAGATCACAATGTTGAAATCCAGTCACAGTAATTtgctgaaagaaaaagctaCCATTGAAAGTAAGATAGAAGATCTGCAACTTGAAGAGCTGAAACAGAAAGAGACAGAAACTTCTTTACGAAACGAAAAATCCAAGGTCGAGGCCAGGATATCCACTGCTCAAAAGGAGTGTGAAGAAGCCCAAAAACAAACGAATGAAATGCGAGATGTTTTGATTCAACAACGACagattgttgaagaagCCAAAGCTAACCTCAATGGGttccaaaacaaaaatagaGTCCTACTTGCTCTTACAAAATTGCAGAATTCAGGACGTATAACCGGCTTTCACGGGAGGTTGGGAGATTTAGGCACGATTGATGATCAATACGATATTGCTATATCAACCGCTTGTCCCAGGTTAGACGATATAGTTGTAGAAACTGTGGAATGCGGGCAGCAATGTATAGATCACTTGAGGAAAAATAAGTTAGGGTATGGGCGTTTCATTCTCTTGGATAAATTACGTAAATGCAATTTGGACAGAATAGCCACTCCTGAAAATGTACCTAGGCTTTTTGATCTTATAACCCCTGTCCGTGATTTATTCCGACCTGCATTCTACTCAGTTCTCAGAGATACGTTAGTTGCCAGGGATTTACAGCAAGCTAATCGAGTAGCCTACGggaaaagaaggttcaGAGTGGTCACGTTGGATGGGAAATTAATCGATATTTCCGGTACAATGTCAGGAGGGGGTTCTTCTCCCCAAAGTGGCTTAATGAGATCAAAAGCTACTACGGCAAGTCAATATTCTCGCGATGAAGTGGAGAAAATGGAAGTACAACTTTCAACCAAAGAAACTAATTATAGGTCAGCTCTATCGATGGTCCATGAGATGGAATCTGCATTACAAAAGTTAACAGATCGTCTTCCGGAGATTGATATTCAGATTTCCAAAATACAACTTGAGAAAGGATCTCGGGTCGCTGAGGTGGAATCCTATCACCAACGACTATCACAGCTTGCTAGGGAACTTTCTATGAACGAGAAGAATCAACAGCCACTGTTGgatgaagagaagaaactagaTATTTTGAGACAACATTTGCAGCAAACAATTGATGCTTCAAAGTTTAGCCAAGATAAGATTGATGATCTCAAGGATAGAATCATGCAGAAAGGAGGAATTGAGCTCAAGATGCAAATCGCAAAAGTTGCCTCACTTGAACAACACATTGAAATTTTACATGAAAAGCAGAAAAAGGAGAAGACCAGAAGTAAGAAGCTTGACATTGATCTGGCTAGAGCGACTAGggaaaagaacaaatatTCGGAAGAAGTTCTAGTCTGTAATAAGGATATTTCAATACTTTCCGAACAATTGGAATCAATTCGACtggaaaaggaaagaattgaagaacaagtaatcgaaaacaatgaaagaaaagcaGAGTTGAACTCTAGCGtggagaaattgaaacaagagCTTCTTTCTATTGAAAGAGATTCCAATGAGTTTAAAGCAAAAGAATTAGAGTACTCAGATAGATTAGAGAAGTTGCATGGGCTACAAGAGTATGTTAAAAAACAGCTGAGAAGTTATGAAACCTCACTACAAAGTCTTAAAATCAGAGACGTTTCCAAACTTTTAAGTCAATTGAATGACGGAATAATTGAGTCATGCACAGATGTAACTGCTAAGGTAATGAATGGTGACATAGTTCAAACGCAGTCTATCACAGATGTCGGAAATAATGACGCTATGGAAGATTCTGGTGAAGCTGCAACCCACAGCGGGTTACCAAGTTTGACGGAAACCGAGTTGGAAAATCTCGATTTAGAAACTCTAGAACTTGAACTTCATCAATTACAAGACTACTTGGATAACTTTAACGGAGATATAGAAGTACTAGAGGAATACGCACGCAGGCTTGCAGAATACCAACGTCGAAAACTAGACTTAAATCAAGCAGTTGCCAAAAGGGAAGAAGTAAGAAATAAGTGTGAAAGTTTCAAGAATGAGAGACTAGAGAAATTTATGGAAGGTTTCGGCATCATATCTATGACTCTAAAGGAAATGTATCAGATGATTACCATGGGTGGCAATGCAGAGCTAGAACTTGTTGATAGTCTTGATCCCTTTTCGGAGGGTGTATTATTCAGCGTCATGCCACCTAAAAAATCTTGGAGAAATATCTCCAATTTATCGGGTGGTGAGAAAACTTTGAGCTCTCTAGCATTGGTATTTGCTCTTCATAAGTACAAGCCTACACCCTTGTATGTTATGGATGAAATAGATGCTGCCTTAGATTTTCGGAATGTCTCGATTGTGGCTAATTACATCAAAGAACGAACAAAAAATGCTCAATTTATTGTTATCTCACTAAGAAATAACATGTTTGAGTTAGCTCAAAATTTAGTGGGAATATATAAAAACAACAATATGACTAAAAGTACAACCCTACAgaatattgatattttacATAGTTCCTAA